From Cystobacter fuscus DSM 2262:
TCAAAGGACCTGGATTGCGAGCGTAAGAAGGCCACGTCAATGCCCCGAGTTTCACTCAACTGATGGGTCGTAGGCAGATAGCCGGGAACAAGGAGCCTCATGGCCTTCTTGGCATCACGGATCTTCTCTGGCTTGTAGATGCCCAGAGACCCCAGGTCGATCATCCCCCGCGCGAGAAGTAACCAGGTCTCATACTCACGGACCGCCATCACCGCGAGGCTGTTGGGCAGCAGCTTCCGCATGCGCTCCGAGGCATCGGGGCCCCACGTCGCGGCGCAATCATCATCCTCGTCACAGAGCAGGAGCGCCGCCTGGGCCTTGCGAGAGCGGACCAGCTTCAT
This genomic window contains:
- a CDS encoding DUF4276 family protein, whose protein sequence is MNRLVCIVEGHGEVEAIPSLCYLVMGHLGVTGWFVDKEPIRQPRSEFVDGRPLGPKRPARDEGLIRAMKLVRSRKAQAALLLCDEDDDCAATWGPDASERMRKLLPNSLAVMAVREYETWLLLARGMIDLGSLGIYKPEKIRDAKKAMRLLVPGYLPTTHQLSETRGIDVAFLRSQSRSFDKFVRSIEMLCATTGSVDGQGDTP